The sequence GCAGCGGCTCGGCCGCCAGCATGCACACGCTGACCGAGATCGCCGACGCGATCCGCGAGCAGCGCATGGCAGCCAACAACATCGCCCAGAACGTGGAGAAGATCGCCCAGATGAGCGAGGAGAACCATGCCTCGGTCTCGTCGGCCAATATGCTGGCCAAGCGGCTCAGCGAGCTGTCGCTCGGGCTGAACCAGCAGATCGGGCAGTTCGTGGTGGATTGAAGCCGGGAAGCCGGCCATGTCAAAGGCCCGCTCAGGAAACCGACCGCGGTTTCCTGAGCGGGCCTTCGCATTTCCGGCGGAAGTACGTCAGCCCTTCGCCGGCCGCTCCAGCCTCCGGCCGAACCAGACGCATCCCGGCTGCCGGAACAACTCCTCGAAACCGAAACGCGCATACCACGCCAGCGCCCGCTCGTTGCGCGGGTCGACGCCCAGGTGCACGCCCGCCACGCCGGCCGCGCCGAGCTGATCGAGCGCAGCCTGCATCAGCCGCGCCCCGACGCCCTGCCCCTGCGTGCGCGGCAACAGGTCGACGTGCAGATGGGCCGGCCAGTCGGCCAGCCGGGGATCGAGCGCCCAGGTCGAATGCAGCCGCTTCACCAGCCAGCCGTCCGGATCGTGGCCGGCATGGCTGCGCGCGCGCAGCGGCGGTAGCCAATCGCGTTCCATGCGGGCGTAGAAATCGGTCGAATCGGGCGTGGCCAGCAGGTAGCCGCTGACGCCGGCCTCGTCCTCGGCCACCCAGGCGAAATCGGGCTGCAGTTCCAGATAGGGGCCGGCGTACAAATGGCCCAGCAGCTCCGGGTCGCGCCCCGGCTGGGCGGCATCCTGGCCGGCGTCGCCGGTGGCGAGGCAGATCCGGTACAACGCATCGCGGTCTGACGGCCGGGCAAGGCGGATCGTGGCGGGCATGGCGGGCTCCTCGGTCGGGATCGGCCGCGGATCAGGGCCGCGGCGGCCGCCGATCATAACCGTGCGCGCCGCCGTAGCGGCGGCCAGCCGGACTACCCCGCCGGCCAGACCACTTCATCGGCCGATCACTGCTTGAGCCGCTCGGCGTACTTGGCGATCACCTTGCGCACCTTGGGCGCCACCACCGCGGCGCAATAGGGCTGGTTCGGATTGGCCTCGAAATAGCCTTGGTGATAGTCCTCGGCCGGCCAGAAGGTCTCGGCCGGCACGATCTGGGTGACGATGGCTTCCGGGAAGACCTGCTCGGCCGTCAGCGCAGTCACCATCTGCCGTGCGCTCTGCTCCTGCACCGGGTTGTGGAAGAAGATCGCCGAGCGGTACTGCGTGCCGACGTCGTTGCCCTGCCGGTCGGGCGTGGTCGGGTCG is a genomic window of Chitinimonas koreensis containing:
- a CDS encoding GNAT family N-acetyltransferase produces the protein MPATIRLARPSDRDALYRICLATGDAGQDAAQPGRDPELLGHLYAGPYLELQPDFAWVAEDEAGVSGYLLATPDSTDFYARMERDWLPPLRARSHAGHDPDGWLVKRLHSTWALDPRLADWPAHLHVDLLPRTQGQGVGARLMQAALDQLGAAGVAGVHLGVDPRNERALAWYARFGFEELFRQPGCVWFGRRLERPAKG
- the msrA gene encoding peptide-methionine (S)-S-oxide reductase MsrA yields the protein MTATPQTEPIEIATLAGGCFWCLEAVFDRLAGVQQVVSGYMGGRVDEPTYKQICKGDTGHAEVVQISFNPTVISFGELLEVFFAIHDPTTPDRQGNDVGTQYRSAIFFHNPVQEQSARQMVTALTAEQVFPEAIVTQIVPAETFWPAEDYHQGYFEANPNQPYCAAVVAPKVRKVIAKYAERLKQ